DNA sequence from the Dermacentor silvarum isolate Dsil-2018 unplaced genomic scaffold, BIME_Dsil_1.4 Seq706, whole genome shotgun sequence genome:
CACACAAGACGGCAACAAGAAAAGCGTTGGCAGAATTTGTTGACTTTGTGCCACACTCATTAGCCTTGAAAATTGCCAAATTCATACGATTTTTTGTTAGCTAGCTTCTTCAGTATGGCGAAGGAAAGATGCAGTACAGCATAGACAAGGACCAACAAAGAAACAAATTGCACAATCATGTGTCACTCCGTGCCTGTTCCTTCGTTCGCTCTTGTCAATATTTCCTTCTGCAAAAATTCAAACTTTGCATGATCAACGGGCGAAGTATATTTGTCACAGTAACAAAAGGCAGGTGGCATAATACCTGAGATTAACGTATTGGCTATATGACACAAGTCCCAAACCATCGGTAGACTATAGTCAATCCTGCCTTTTATAAAATATTGTGCATGCTGTTGAAATATGGCGTTGGACCAAACGCAGCGTTTTCCCTCTCACTTCTATTAAACGCAAAAAGTCATACAAGGTCCTGGCTGCAGCGGTATGGCAGAATTGTCGTTGCCCTTTCTTGAACAGAACGAGATTGCTTCTTCCAACAGCGCATGGCAGTGTTCGGTGAGGTGTGCACGGCCAATTTACGGAAAATTAGAGCTGCACAATTTTCAAATATTGTTCAACACACTGAAATGCAGTGACGTAGGCAAACTGAAAGTGCAATTGTCTAAACAGGAAGAAAAGTAGCAGACACATCAAAGATAAATCTCCCCCCGACGGCCGTGCAAGTGGACGACGCCCTCAAGAGCCGCTCTGATAGGTCGTCGTGGGCTTGAGGGTGGTGCGCTGCTTCACCTTGCGGGCTTCTCGTACTCTCTGCCGAGGCCTGTAATGCTCCTTGGGCTCGCGGCCCCACGGGTCACCGGCAAAGTCTCCGTAAGACGCGTCCTTCGCCGCCTGCTTGGCCACGGCTGCGTCCTCAGCCATTTCGGCTCGGGCCATGCCCAAGAACAGCTCGTCCAGCGAACTCTCGACTACCAGCACCGATTCGAGTCGGAACCATTGGCGGAGCTTGCCGATGCGCGAAAACACGTGGCTCCAAGGGAGCCTGTACTGTATGAAGTACAAAAAAATGCCCTGCAAGGAAGAAGGAATGCACGTTTGTTCAAAGCAGGTTTGTTCAAATAGATTAGGAAGGGGTATTACTCGCGATATTTTCATGACTTCTCTCgatttctctccctcttttttttttttttttttgggggggggggggtttaaagGCATGTGCGGTACCTACAAAAACCTACCGCCCCTCAAAAACTAACAAGCATCATGGCGCCTGCAATAATATTTTATCTTTTCAAGAGCCAGTGTCGGTTTCATTTCTACTGTGTTGTAACGTCATGACGCAGCTTATGGTCACGCAAGCACAGGACATTGCGCCGCTTTGACACTCGCTTCGGCTCGCTCGGTCGTCcgctatgctgctacatcggcCCTTCCACCGATCAACAGCACTCGAGGCGACGAGCTAGTCGCAACGAGTGTCAAAACGTCGCAATCTCCAGCTGGCAAGTGACCAGGcactgtgtcatgacgtcacaacacagtATCCTCCTGAGAAACGAAACCTACACAGGCATTATTAACTATTTACGACGCTCTGAGGCTTGTCGTTATTGTTTCTACAGTGAAGGGACCTTCAtttaatgc
Encoded proteins:
- the LOC125941955 gene encoding uncharacterized protein LOC125941955, producing MACGELKALGSMQQMRATFAKGGCTLTFALRERITPYVVDSVDKAVAHVFPGARQADCREGIFLYFIQYRLPWSHVFSRIGKLRQWFRLESVLVVESSLDELFLGMARAEMAEDAAVAKQAAKDASYGDFAGDPWGREPKEHYRPRQRVREARKVKQRTTLKPTTTYQSGS